The sequence GCGACATACATCGCTTTATCAGCACACCTCGTCAGCTCATGTAATTCTTGGGCGTCTTGTGGGTATAAAGCAACCCCAACACTTAGCGTCAATTCCTTGATTCTCTCGTTTGTTTGGCAACCACTTTCGAACAGCCCGCAAATCCTATCTAAAATACCGTCTAGATCTTTACGAGAGGGTACATCGTAGAGCATAAAAACAAACTCGTCTCCAGCAAAACGCGCAATCGAATAATCGTATTCATGGCTTTTTCTGTCTCGGGTTCGAATATTGTTGCTCAAGCGATTGGCAAAATGCTGCAAGACACTGTCTCCGACGTCGTGTCCGTAGCTGTCGTTAATGCCTTTAAAGTCATCAATATCCAAAAAGACCAGTGCGGTAAGTGATCGCTCACTATCCACCGTAATTAATTTTTCTGTCGCCCAGCGTTCAAAGCTCCAACGGTTAGCTAAGCCGGTAAGTTGATCTCTGTAGGCCAGATCTTCGATGCCTTCTTTATACAGACGTTGGATATAACTGACGGCTTTGGTGTAGTAATAGGCGGATGTGTGGCACACCAAGCTCATGGTAAATAAACTAAGAATAAATCGATGGGTACTGTTAAAGGGTAAAGAAAAGTTGTTTGGCATGGCGGTAATCAAGGTGCTGATAAACAAGCAAAATGAGGTGCTGAAGATAATACCAATTCTGAAATCATTAATGAAAATGACCGCTGCTAGAATTGGGTAGAGCCAAAGTATTCGGTCGGGGATGGCGTGACTGTACAAGAATAGGATGACGCCCTGTACAAGAAGAACACTACTCAGAATCAATTCGGAATAATCAGAGCTGGCTACTTTTCTCACATAGAATGCATTGGAGATGGCAATAATCGCGAAGCACAGCTCGAAAATTGAAAGGGTATAGTGTTGGCCTTGGAAGTAAGCCCAAGTATAGAAAATGAATAACGCAGCGGCAGTCAGTGAAAAGGAGTGGACAATTTTTTGTTTACGGGTGGATCGTATGTCCGCCATTTCTTCTAGGTGTCTGCCGACCAGCCTTTTCATGTGATTTGTGCCAAAGATTTTGATAATGGTGTTAATAGTAGATTAAATAATGAGCTATGCGGAGGTTTAGATAGCTATTTAGTGTGATTGTACTCAAGGTTTCATATTAAAAAATAATCAACCGAGAATTAATCGTGATGTGTATCACTGACGGTGCAGACCCATTCGAAAATAAGACTATCAAGATTCGAGTCATAAGAAGCGGCTTGGCGATTATCTACTTGCTTTCCAGAGAGTTACTCAACATAGTTTGTTGGTAACCAAAACTTAGAGAGGCTCATAATGTTAATTACCTTTAGTTGCAAGGCTCATGCTAGCGTCACGATGTTTGGGGAAGTCGGTCTTCAGTTCATCAAGATGCTTGGGCATAGCGGCACCGTCCCAGGTGCCATTGATGCTTCAGAAGTTTCTCAAGCGTTAAATAACTTACGTGCAGCGATCGCCTCTGAGCAGAGCAAGCAGGTAGAGCAAGAAAATACTGATGACGACAATGAAGAAGAGGTTGTTGAAGCGCCTGTTAATCTCGGTAGCCGAGCATTCCCACTGGTGGAACTATTAAAATCAGCCATCAAAGATGAGTGCGAAGTGATGTGGGAAGACGGCAGCGGTAAACGACTGTAGTACGATTCGTAAAAAGCCTATTGGCTCTATTTTAATAGGCATGAATGTTGAGTCAGTATCGGTCACACCTTGGGGGTTGATGGTGATGAATCGATACTGGCGCTTTGTTTGTTGCGCAGTGTTTGGCTTGCTTCTGTTTGTTTAAAAGGTTCATCAGCCTTGAGATGAGTTACTTTTGTTATCGTAATATCAATCCATAACAGATCGTAAACAAAGTGATGCTGTTCACGCTTTCTTGACTCCCAATTCTGAACTAAGAATTTTTCCTAGTTATTCTAAGACCCTCTCTCATGCGGTCGATTTTTAGACTCCTTATTATTTCACGGTCAACTAACAAAGATTGCATGGCCGCAATTATGCCGTGCAGACCTCACAAAAAATAAGAGAGTTCACAATGTTAAAGTTCCTAGATCAGGTTCGAAAACCGACACTGGATCTTCCGGTCGAAACCAGAAGAAAAATGTGGTTTAAACCATTCCTGCAATCTTACCTAGTGGTGTTCATTGGTTATTTAACCATGTATTTGATCCGTAAGAACTTCAATGTCGCACAAAACGACATGATTTCTACTTATGGGTTATCGATGACGGATCTAGGTCTTATCGGTCTGGGTTTCTCTATCACTTACGGTATCGGTAAAACCGTCGTTTCCTACTACGCCGATGGTAAAAACACTAAGCAGTTCCTGCCATTTATGCTTGTCCTTTCTGGTATTGCCATGTTGGGCTTCAGCTTCAGTATGGGTGGCGGCAGTGCTAGCTTATTCATGATGGTTGCCTTCTATGCATTGAGTGGCTTCTTCCAAAGTACAGGTGGACCTTCAAGTTACTCAACCATCACTAAATGGACGCCTCGTAACAAGCGTGGTTCTTATTTAGGCCTTTGGAATATGTCACATAACGTGGGTGGTGCAGGTGCTGCTGGTGTTGCTCTGTTTGGTGCAAACTACCTATTTGATGGCAACGTGATTGGTATGTTCGTGTTCCCATCGATCATTGCGATTGTGGTTGGTTTTATTGGTATGCGCTTTGGTAATGACTCTCCAGAAGCATACGGCTTAGGTACGGTTGAAGAGTTGTTTGATGAAGAAGTCAGCGAAGAAGATACCGCTGCTGAAGAAAATCAAATGACTAAGAAAGAGATCTTTGTTGAATACATCCTTAAAAACAAAGTGATTTGGTTGCTCTGTTTCGCGAATATCTTCTTATACATTGTTCGTATCGGTATCGATCAATGGTCTACCGTTTATGCGTATCAAGAGCTAGGTCTATCAAAAGAAACCGCGATTTCAGGTTTCACGCTGTTTGAAGTTGGGGCACTGGTCGGCACGCTAATGTGGGGTTATTTATCTGATCTTGCGAATGGACGCCGTGCTCTAGTTGCTTGTGTATCGCTTGGGTTGATTATCGTTTCTCTAGAGTTCTACCAGCATGCAACAAGTGAGTTCATGTACCTAGCATCCCTGTTTGTGCTTGGCTTCCTAGTGTTTGGCCCTCAGTTGCTGATTGGTGTTGCTGCGGTAGGTTTCGTGCCTAAGAAAGCAATCAGCGTTGCGGATGGTGTGAAAGGCACGTTTGCTTACCTAATCGGTGATAGCTTTGCAAAACTTGGCTTAGGTATGATTGCGGACGGAACACCTATTTTCGGCTTAACAGGTTGGAAAGGAACGTTCGCTGCACTCGATACCTCAGCGGCTATTTGTATCGTATTGCTGCTATTTGTTGCGGTTGCTGAAGAGAAGAAGATTCGCCACGCGAAGAAAATGCACTTAGCGGCTCAAAACGCCTAGCTTGTCTCGCGGACTTGTTTTCGCAAGCACAGTTTCGGGTAGATAGTCTCACGTGCTTTATTGCTTTAAAGCTCGTGAGATCATACCAATCGTTAGTTCGATTCAGTATCATCTCTATCAATAAACTTAATTTTATATAGCTCCTGTTGGGGCTATTTTTCTTTCTTACTCTTAATTTTGGTTAATATCATGATTAATGTTGCGCTTGTTGATGACCACGTCATTGTTCGATCTGGCTTTGCTCAATTACTCAGTCTTGAAGCTGATATTACGGTCGTGGGTGAATTCAACTCTGCTGCAGAAGCTCGTCTCGGACTGCCAAGCTGTCACCCTGATGTCGTGATCTTGGATATCTCGATGCAAGACGAAAGTGGTTTGAGCTTATTGGAAGAGATCCCATCAGGCATTGCCAGTGTTATGTTGAGCGTTCATGACTCTCCGGCGATGGTTGAGAAGTCATTAGAGTTAGGAGCCAAAGGTTATCTCAGCAAGCGCTGCAGCCCCGATGAGCTAATCCAAGCCGTACACACGAGCGCAAATGGTGGCTGTTATCTCACACCCGATATCGCTATAAAGCTTGCGACACCCATGAAGAATAAAGCCTCTTTAAATCAACTTACCCGCAGAGAGAGTGAAGTGTGTCAGTTATTGGCCACGGGGCTCGATGTAAAATCTATCGCCGTTGAGCTAGGGGTTAGCCATAAAACGGTGCATGTACACCGTGCCAATGCGATGGACAAACTCAATGTTAAGAACAACGTTGAGTTAGCTAAATTGTTCACACAAGACCAGTACTAATGCGTTCCTATCTAGCCACCTCCCTATGTGGGGTTTTTATGGCTGGTTGTGCATGGTTCTGTTTGTGGGTTATTGCCTTCTATTTCATTAATGACCCTGAGTTAGCCATTCTGCTTTTCCCATTTTCACTTCGACTGGGAATGACGCTGCACACTCGCACTCATTATTGGCCTGCTATCTATATTGCAGAGTGGGGGCTTGCTATCGCTTTAGCTTTACTGCTTGATGAGCCTCAATGGCTGACGATACTCATCGCCAGTGGATTGAGTATTCCTGCCACTCTAATTGCCAAGCGTTATTATTATGGTGACCAGAATCGTCACTTGTTAGTGATGGCGAGCTTAATCATGGTTACAGCATTCATTAATGTTGCAGTGGTGGGTTCTCATGTTCCGGCTGTTTACATGGTGTGGTTGGTGAGTATCACTGGCGGATTGATGTTGGTGCCGATGTGTTATCTGGTCTGGAACTACCTATTCCAAAACAAGTGGGCGCCACTGAGCTCTTACTTAATCAATAATGTCGTTGAGTTCAAAATCCGCCACATCGCTTTGTACAGCGTGTTGTTGGTCACCAGTATTTTGATTCAAACCAGCTTGCCAGATGAACTAAGACGCTTCGCCCCATTCTGTATGGCGATCCCTATCATCTTGCTCGCGGTTCGTTACGGGTGGCAAGGTGCTTTACTGGCGACCCTGTTAAATAGTGTCGCGTTGATTGCTGCTCACAGTGGAACATCTAAACTCGAAATTACCGATTTACTCTTGTCTCTGTCTGCTCAAACCATCACCGGTATTTTGCTTGGCCTTGCGGTTCAAAAACAAAAAGATCTCAATGCGAAACTACGAAGTGAGCTCTCCAGAAATCAAAACCTTTCACGCCAGTTAGTGACAGCTGAAGAATCGGTTCGTCGTGATATTGCGCGTGAGCTGCATGATGAAATCGGCCAAAACATCACGGCAATTCGTACTCAGGCAAGCATTATTAAACGCGTCGATGCCGCTGAGATGAGCGTTCGCTGTGCGGGGACGATTGAGTCATTGTCTTTGAATGTTTATGACACCACCAAACGTCTACTTACAAAACTAAGACCTAAGATGTTGGACGACCTTGATCTAAAAGATTCTGTTGAACAGTTAATTCGAGAGATGGAGTTTTCGGATCACGGCGTTGATATCCAGTTAGATTGGCAAGGTGATTACTCGTGTTTGAGTGACACGCTCAAGGTCACTATCTTCAGGCTGTGCCAAGAATCCTTAAACAATGCCCATAAATACGCGAGTGCGAGCGAGATTAAAATTGAACTGATTTTAGATGATCAGGCTTATCTTCAGATATCAGATAATGGCGTTGGTTTTACAGCGCAAGATCTTCTCAAAGGAATGGGTGTTCGTGGTATGCAAGAGCGTGTTCAGGCGCTCGGCGGCAAGATGACAATTAACGCGAATGGCTCATCTTCGGGTACCAATATCAGCGTTACATTACCTAAAGTGTGAGAACGAATATGTTTGGATTTCTGCGCTCAGCTACGTCAAAGAGTCATTCTCTAAGTGATGATGAGGTCAATCAGAGTTATCGCTACTGGCGCCTACACATCATGATAGGGATGTATGTCGGCTATGCAGGTTTTTACTTCACCCGTAAAACCTTTAATTATGCCGCGCCAGCCATGATTACTGACCTTGGCTTGGACAAAGGCGATATTGGCTTAATTGGCACGCTCTTTTATCTTTCTTATGGCTTATCGAAATTTATATCAGGCACGATATCGGATCGTTCAAACCCACGTTACTTTATGGGACTTGGCTTAATCGCGACTGGTCTGATAAACATCGCGTTTGGCTTTTCGAGTTCGTTAGCGGCTTTCATCTCGCTGTGGGTACTTAATGCATGGTTCCAAGGTTGGGGCTGGCCATCGTGTTCTAAGTTATTGACGACTTGGTATTCTCGCTCCGAAAGAGGTTTTCGTTGGGCAATCTGGAATACAGCACACAACGTTGGTGGGGCGCTAATTCCTATTCTTGTGGGTTATCTGACGCTGCAATTCAGCTGGCGAGCAGGGTTTATCTGGCCGGGTGTGATTGGCGTTTTTATTGGTCTGATTGTTTGTTGGCGTTTGCGTGATAAGCCCACCACCATGGGACTTCCAACGGTAGGAAAGTGGCGCAATGACCATCTAGAGTTGGCACAAGAGAGCCACGGACAAGGGTTAAGCTATCGAGAAATCCTGAAAACTTACGTATTCAGCAACAAGTACATTTGGTTGCTCGCTTTTAGCTATGTGCTGGTTTACATCGTAAGAACGGCGGTTAACGACTGGGGTAACTTATACCTAACCGAAGAACACAATTACAGTTTGATCAATGCCAACGCTGCCTTATCTCTGTTCGAGATTGGCGGTTTCGTTGGTTCACTTGTTGCTGGGTGGGGATCTGACAGGTTGTTTGGTGGCAACCGTGGCCCGATGAATATTTTGTTTGCCATCGGCATATTTCTTTCAGTCTCTGCATTGTGGTTGATGCCTTTGACCAACTTTGTGTTTCAAGCTGCTGGGTTGTTTTGTGTAGGCTTTTTTGTTTTTGGACCTCAAATGCTTATTGGTATGGCGGCGGCCGAATGCTCACATAAAGATTCTGCCGGGGCAGCGACAGGCTTTGTTGGCTTATTTGCTTACATGGGAGCAGCACTCTCGGGTTATCCATTAGCGCTCGTTTTAGAAACCTACGGTTGGAGTGGGTTCTTCATTACCATCTCTACTTGTGCTGCTGTTATCGGGTTACTGCTACTGCCTTTCCTGCAAGCTCAATCACCTCAGAAAAGTGCAGAGGCTCGTTCTGGCTTTTAAGGACCCTTCTCGATAACAAGATAGTCACCATTGTTTGCATTGTAGAAGCTTGTATCACTGCTGTAACCAGTGTGATACAAGCCGCTATCTTATTTTCGGCGCTTTCTATGCGTGATATTCAAATGTGACTCTTTTCACGCTTTTCATCGTTCTCACCTGTTTCTAAGAAATTTTCCTATTGCGTCTAAGACCTCATCTCATGTGGGTTCTAGCTGCTCTCTGTAGTCTTTCTAATTATTTACGTTATTAGAAATCAGCTCTCTGAATTGTGTTCAAAGGGCTCACTACGGAAAACGCCATGTCACTCAGCCACTTCTCAGAACACTCATTTTTCCCAATGGAAAACACCATCCAGAATTATGCATGGGGGAGCATCTCTTCGATACGTGAACTGTTTGGTTTTAAGAATGAGTCACAAGAGCCACAAGCGGAAGTTTGGATGGGAGCGCATCCGAAAGGTTGCTCAATGGTCAAGCTGGACCAACATTTGGTGCCTCTCTCTGAGCTGATTAACAAGAATAAACCGGCCTATTTATCAAACGATATTGCGCAGGAGTTTGGTGAACTGCCGTTCTTGTTTAAGATCTTAGCGGCAGAAAAAGCGCTATCGGTTCAGGTCCATCCAAATAAGCACCAAGCTGAGGTTGGCTTTGCGAGAGAAGAGCAAGCAAGAATCCCCCTAAACGCAGGGAACCGTAATTACAAGGATTCGAACCATAAGCCTGAATTGGTTTACGCGATCACTGAATATCAAGCGATGAATGGCTTTCGAGAGTTCGATGAAATATTAGGTTTGTTCAAAAAGTTAGATTCGAGCGAGCTGGCTGGTTTGGTCGATGAGTTTGGTAACAATCTTGATTCTCTAGGTTTAGAAACGTTTTTCCGTGACCTTTTAACTCTAGATTACCAACATAAACACCGAGCATTAGAGCAACTTCTGACTTATGCAGTCGCTCACCAAGATCAATCTGAGTTTGCTTTGGTTGTTGAGCTTAGCCATCAGTACCCGAACGACATCGGTCTGTTTTGTGTTCTGTTGCTGAACTTGATTACATTGAAGCCGGGTGAAGCGATGTATTTGAATGCGAACACTCCGCATGCTTACATTAAGGGAACCGGGCTCGAGATCATGGCAAATTCAGACAACGTGCTAAGAGCTGGTTTAACGCCAAAACACATTGATGTCCCTGAATTGGTCGCCTGCACAGAGTTTACGCCAATTCCGTTTAAACACTTGTTATTGGCGCCCTCCAAGCTGGGTCAATGTGATAGCTATGATATCCCGGTCACTGACTTTAATTTCAATATCTTTCATAGCCCCAAGCAAGAAGAAGTCATCACAAGCGGCGCTGAAATTTTAATGGCAATAGATGATGATTTAACGCTAGTGAGCCAAAGAGGTGAGCACTTAACCCTTACGAAAGGGCAATCGGTATTTATCCCAGCCTATATTGGTCATTATGAATTGAGCAGCAACGGCCGCGTTGCCAGAGCGTTTAATTAAGGGATTCGCTGTCGTATAACGTTGGAGAGTTTTCGGCTGGGGATATGTGGTAAAGCCTTGGAGATATGAGTAACAATAAACACTTCATAACAATAAGAGTTCTTTGGATTTAAAAACTGGCTTTCTCATAGGTTGACTAATAAATGTAAACTGAAACAATAAGCTACATTTATAAAAAGTGTGTTGATCTAAAGGAAATTTGATGAGCTCTTATTCTCACGTTCGCAGTTACGCCAGTTTGTTCAGTGCCTTATCGTTGGCGGTTGCGTCAGCTCCGAGTGTCGCTGATATATCAACAACGCCCGTCATTGGTGGCGTGTTTAGCTCCAGTGAAGTGTTGAAAAATCAGGTGCTTTCAAGCCTAAGTTATTCTGCCAAACTCACTCGTGATGCGGCTCTTTTCACCATTGGTGGCGTTACATTAGATGCGTATATTCTCGCTCTTCCTTTAGATGTCAAAACAAAAGCCAGAGTCGTTGCTCAGTTATCTAACCCGACGTACTCAATTCCTTTGGGTTATTTTCTCTATAGTTATTACGACCGCTATTCGGGTTTGGGCAGTGAAGATGTGTTCAAATCTTACTTGTCGACGGTTTATGATAAGCAGGCGCTAAAGGGCTTTGAACATAGCCTCTATCATGTTGGAGATAAGCCAACCTCAGAGCATCACGAGCCAGATACCTCGACTGAAGCAACGGGACATCATGAAGGGATTCGTATCGATGAACAGTTCATTGCCAACATGGTGGTTATCTACGATGCGTTATTCGAAATTGGTGTTTGGCAGGATATGGACACGCTCCCTGCGAATTACACATACTTAACCAATAGCCCTGAAGATCTAGCGATCATCGCTCAGATTCAACCGATCATCGTTGATTTGATCGGTAAAGCGGCATTGGGAATGGATGAAGGTGACATGAAGTCTGCAATGTTGGCGATTGCAGAAGATGGTAAACCAGAAAACGCTGATAAGCCGAATAACAAAGCACAAGCACTCACCATCACGCTTATTGATTTTGTGCGCTTAAACTTGCTTAAAGCTTATCGACAATTTGTGTTTAAAGAAGAGCGTGCAGAAGCGCTGGATGATTGGATGCAGCAAGCGTTTAGTGGCCAGCCTGATGCGCTCATTCAGTTCTTAGAATCCCAACAGCACAAACGTTTTGCGGTTCAAGTGACCGTCGATGGTTTACAGCAAGGATTGCTCGAGGGGTTGGTCGATGAGAATGCGCCTTTCATCTCAGTGGCTTACCAAAATCATAAAAACCGAGCGCAATACAAACCTCAGTTAGAAACGGTGATTGAGCCTGAGCATCAACAACAAGTGAGGTTCATGGAAGTTCTGTCTGAACAAACCTACCGTGATCCGAATTATCTTCCGTTCTTCAAAAAACTCTATCAAGAGCATCGAGACAATATTAGCCGAGTGGGTATCTCTTCAACTCCCACAATCAGCGTACGTAACCTACCTATCATCAAAACGGGCGCAAAAGTGTCTGGTAACGGTGGTACGGGTATCCCTAATTTCCACTTTGTCGACCGAGAGATCGACCGAGCGTATTACTTCTTTGGTAATGATGCCCTGCAGTTAGATGTGCTGATGGCAGACAACAAGGTGCAAACCATGTTTGATCGCCTTGATTACTTTAAAACGCTGAACTGCAACGCTCAATACGATTGGAATGCTCACACCACTTACGATGGGTTAGTAAACCTAGGTTTGGGTGAGTCACTGCGTGATTATGGCGAGAAACGCTGCGTTAAAGAACTTCAGGAACGTTCTGAAGTCGAAGTAACACTGCGAGAAAAGCGTGCTGCCTTGATTGAAGATATCGAAGCGTATCTGTCTATATCTGGCTTTGATTTTTTCACTAAGTTTTCAAAGAAGGCTCAGGTTAAACAATCGATTACTCAGTTTGCCGAGTTAGATGGAAAAGGGATGCCAGATTACACCTTGGTGTATAACCCATGGCCGGATCACTTTGCACACTTTACCGGTCCTTTTAGTGACGAAATTCTGATGCCGACCGGAGAGCTTAATCGACTAGACTATTGGATACGCCAGATTGAAGCGACCTACCGCAGTGCCGGCGTTTACGATAAAACGCTGTGGGGCATGGCAGGGGATCATGGTTTAACGCCGGTGTTCTACGCGCTCAATCCCGAAAAGCAGGTATTTGAAGGCTTACAAGCAGAGCTAGCGTATCCAATTTTGGTTAAGAAAATATCTTCAGACGAGGGGGAAGGGCCTAAAATCACCAATACCCTAAGCTACCCAAGTTCAAAGGCGTTGGATGTTGTGGTTGCTTCTACTGCTGGTGGTAACTTCATGATGGACTTCTTTAATTCGGCTCACGGGTGGCAGGTTCAGCCGGTTTACCAAGAACTCACGCAGTGGTCTCCGATTGCGGCGCCAACTGGTCAGAATATCGACATCATCAATCAGATAGCGCAACGCTTGCCTGAGAGTCTTGATTATATGGTCGTCAGAGAAAGCATATGTGATCAACAACGTTGCGCTGTTCGTGTGATTGGCAACCGTGATTTAAAGCGGGTCGATGAATTGATCACACGTGAAGGTGACAAGCTTTTTTATGAGTCATTGGAAGACAACCGAGCGCCGATTTTGCTCGATACGCAAAGGTTAAATCCATACCTAGCATCACCAAGCGAAGCTGATTTTGCACAGTATTCTCGATTGGTTGAAAAATGTATTAACCGAGCGGTTAAGGCGGATGTGACAACGTGGTGTAGCAGTGCTGAGTGGACTTCATTGACGCAACCAACACCTCGACCAGATTCAGTAAATCAACTGGCTAATATCTACCTTGAAGATAGGGCTGGCACGGTTAACTTGTTCCCTAAAGCGGGAATTGGCTACAACACTAAGGTACCGGGGCGTCATGCTGGTGAGGATTACTTAGAGAAAGATGCCTTCATCGGATTCTGGGGAGTGCCAATTGGCGATAACTCTCAGCAATTGAAAATCGAAGCTAATGGCTCTTTGGCTCCAACGCTGTTTGAGTATTTGACCGGAGAACCTGTGGTCGAAGGCGAGAACGGTTGGGGTTTTCCGTCGTTGCTGAATAATTTGGATGTGTCAGTTGATCGCTAGGACTTCGCTTTCTACCTAACTGGCTGTTTATAAATGGTTAGTTAGGGTGAGAGTCATCCCTACAAAATTCTCATCGCTGTCATCAACAATTTGGTAGCCAAGCGCCTGATAAAAACTAATGCCGCGAGTGTTACTTCTAAAGCTCGACAGAGTGACTTGCTCACGTCGCTCTTCCGTGGCTCTCTTATGTATGAGAGTCATGGCTTGCTTGCCAAGTGAGCGGCCTTGGTTTTGAGGAAAAATGATCAGCAGATGAATATGGTATGCGTTGTCATAAGGCTTAAAACACACAAGCCCAACCCTTTGTTTTCCAAGGTATACCCAATGAAACCAAGAGGGATGGTAATCGTTTAAAAGTCGTTGGCGTTGGAAGTCGTCATCCCAGCCGAAAACGTTATCTACGTGTATGAAGAGCCCTTGCTTAACAAACGCAAACAGTTCTTCGAATTCAGAACTGGAAACGAGTTGGAGTTGTATATTCTCTTCTTTTATTGCCACTTTACTTCCTTTTTAAACGCCTTTTGAATAAGCAAACAGTAACATAATTGAATAGGTAGGCTGCACTTTAGGTGTGGGTTGTTTTGATGCAAAAAAGCCACGCGTAGTGCGTGGCTTCTATACTTAATATCAAGAATATTCTATGCGTTAGTTATTGTCTTCAGCTTCGATTTCGCTAGCGATGTATTGGTTACTCACCTTATACGTTTCTGCTTCAATACGTTGACCTTGTAAAGTATAGAAACTTAGACCATCTTCATAGCGAGTATTTTGGTTAACGTAGACGGTTTGACTACCTGCAGTTGTCTGAATAACAAAGCTCAATGTTTTGTCATCTGTGCTCTGAACTTCGCCTTCAAAATCAACGTCATTATCATTCCAATCTTGCGAATCATCGTTGTGTTCAAATTCGATTTCGGTAGCAACATTTTCGCCGTTCGCTTTTTTCGTTGTTACTTCGACTTCTGTACCTACGGTCAAGCTTGATTGGTTACCATCTTCGTAACGAGTGCTGTCATTGACAACAAAGCGCCCTTTGTAGCTTAAATCAAATGATGATTTGTCGTTAGCTACCCAAGTAATAATGCCTTCGATTTCCGTGTCATTGCTTACTTCGCTAAAATCTTCGACTTCCACTTCATCTGCTTTCAATACAGAGCCTACCATTGAGCCTGTCACTTCAACCCAAAGACCGTTAGATAATCCGTTGCTGCTTCTATCGTTGTCGATGTGGGAATTTGAATAATCAACGCTTAGGTTTGCGCCAAGTTTGAATGTTTTCGCGTTGCTGTCTAACTCGCTAATCAAACCTTCAACTTCAACCGACTCTGTTAAGTTAGAGTGCTCGAATTTCACTACAGACAATACTTTGTAACCTGCATTCGCTGTCGGTAAAGAAGAGACCATAACCCAATCGCCATTTTCAATTTCACCTGACAGATTTGTAAAGGTCAATGCGATGCCATTGACTTTAAATGTACCATTATTATGGTTGGTGTCTGAAATAAGACCAACGATGGTCGGCTCAAGGCCAACTTGAGTCCCGCCAGTGTGAGTTGAAGCGCTGCGAGCATTAGATGAAATGGAGACCATCATATTCTTTTCTAGGTCTGTAATAGCCACGTTTTCACCTGCGTAGTTCGCACTGTCTACTTGATAGCTATAACCATTCACAACAATGGTGTTGCCAGAAACAGAGTCAATGGTACCTTGAACTGCTGATGGAGCTTGCGTGTTGTTATCGTTGCTTCCATTGCTATTGCTGTCACTACCGCCACAGCCAGTTAGAATTAAACCGACAACTGAAATCAGCGCTAACTTTTTCATCTATATACTCTTTATTTAGTTTATTGAGGGTGTATCTTATAAACTCAAACGTGAAGCACTCGTGAAGAAAGGTGAAATAAATCGATGAAAGTTTTGCTCGTTGATGACAGCCACAATGTTG is a genomic window of Vibrio crassostreae containing:
- the uhpC gene encoding MFS transporter gives rise to the protein MFGFLRSATSKSHSLSDDEVNQSYRYWRLHIMIGMYVGYAGFYFTRKTFNYAAPAMITDLGLDKGDIGLIGTLFYLSYGLSKFISGTISDRSNPRYFMGLGLIATGLINIAFGFSSSLAAFISLWVLNAWFQGWGWPSCSKLLTTWYSRSERGFRWAIWNTAHNVGGALIPILVGYLTLQFSWRAGFIWPGVIGVFIGLIVCWRLRDKPTTMGLPTVGKWRNDHLELAQESHGQGLSYREILKTYVFSNKYIWLLAFSYVLVYIVRTAVNDWGNLYLTEEHNYSLINANAALSLFEIGGFVGSLVAGWGSDRLFGGNRGPMNILFAIGIFLSVSALWLMPLTNFVFQAAGLFCVGFFVFGPQMLIGMAAAECSHKDSAGAATGFVGLFAYMGAALSGYPLALVLETYGWSGFFITISTCAAVIGLLLLPFLQAQSPQKSAEARSGF
- the uhpT gene encoding hexose-6-phosphate:phosphate antiporter, which translates into the protein MLKFLDQVRKPTLDLPVETRRKMWFKPFLQSYLVVFIGYLTMYLIRKNFNVAQNDMISTYGLSMTDLGLIGLGFSITYGIGKTVVSYYADGKNTKQFLPFMLVLSGIAMLGFSFSMGGGSASLFMMVAFYALSGFFQSTGGPSSYSTITKWTPRNKRGSYLGLWNMSHNVGGAGAAGVALFGANYLFDGNVIGMFVFPSIIAIVVGFIGMRFGNDSPEAYGLGTVEELFDEEVSEEDTAAEENQMTKKEIFVEYILKNKVIWLLCFANIFLYIVRIGIDQWSTVYAYQELGLSKETAISGFTLFEVGALVGTLMWGYLSDLANGRRALVACVSLGLIIVSLEFYQHATSEFMYLASLFVLGFLVFGPQLLIGVAAVGFVPKKAISVADGVKGTFAYLIGDSFAKLGLGMIADGTPIFGLTGWKGTFAALDTSAAICIVLLLFVAVAEEKKIRHAKKMHLAAQNA
- a CDS encoding diguanylate cyclase, which codes for MADIRSTRKQKIVHSFSLTAAALFIFYTWAYFQGQHYTLSIFELCFAIIAISNAFYVRKVASSDYSELILSSVLLVQGVILFLYSHAIPDRILWLYPILAAVIFINDFRIGIIFSTSFCLFISTLITAMPNNFSLPFNSTHRFILSLFTMSLVCHTSAYYYTKAVSYIQRLYKEGIEDLAYRDQLTGLANRWSFERWATEKLITVDSERSLTALVFLDIDDFKGINDSYGHDVGDSVLQHFANRLSNNIRTRDRKSHEYDYSIARFAGDEFVFMLYDVPSRKDLDGILDRICGLFESGCQTNERIKELTLSVGVALYPQDAQELHELTRCADKAMYVAKHSGKNRYAYYHDNPVSTLIEELPTNLTCSGSDSSELEDCLEAKIEGNNVTLLKTRQR
- the uhpA gene encoding transcriptional regulator UhpA — its product is MINVALVDDHVIVRSGFAQLLSLEADITVVGEFNSAAEARLGLPSCHPDVVILDISMQDESGLSLLEEIPSGIASVMLSVHDSPAMVEKSLELGAKGYLSKRCSPDELIQAVHTSANGGCYLTPDIAIKLATPMKNKASLNQLTRRESEVCQLLATGLDVKSIAVELGVSHKTVHVHRANAMDKLNVKNNVELAKLFTQDQY
- a CDS encoding DUF1840 domain-containing protein, coding for MLITFSCKAHASVTMFGEVGLQFIKMLGHSGTVPGAIDASEVSQALNNLRAAIASEQSKQVEQENTDDDNEEEVVEAPVNLGSRAFPLVELLKSAIKDECEVMWEDGSGKRL
- the uhpB gene encoding signal transduction histidine-protein kinase/phosphatase UhpB codes for the protein MRSYLATSLCGVFMAGCAWFCLWVIAFYFINDPELAILLFPFSLRLGMTLHTRTHYWPAIYIAEWGLAIALALLLDEPQWLTILIASGLSIPATLIAKRYYYGDQNRHLLVMASLIMVTAFINVAVVGSHVPAVYMVWLVSITGGLMLVPMCYLVWNYLFQNKWAPLSSYLINNVVEFKIRHIALYSVLLVTSILIQTSLPDELRRFAPFCMAIPIILLAVRYGWQGALLATLLNSVALIAAHSGTSKLEITDLLLSLSAQTITGILLGLAVQKQKDLNAKLRSELSRNQNLSRQLVTAEESVRRDIARELHDEIGQNITAIRTQASIIKRVDAAEMSVRCAGTIESLSLNVYDTTKRLLTKLRPKMLDDLDLKDSVEQLIREMEFSDHGVDIQLDWQGDYSCLSDTLKVTIFRLCQESLNNAHKYASASEIKIELILDDQAYLQISDNGVGFTAQDLLKGMGVRGMQERVQALGGKMTINANGSSSGTNISVTLPKV